The genome window CATTTAATCTTTTTATATGATTTTTTCTAACTTTCTTTTCATAAGTATATACTTCATTGTGTAAATCTAAAGCTGCTATAGCTTTTTCTTTATCTGAATATTTTAAAGCTGCTATAGCACAATTTATCATATCTGATGATATTTGTAATAAATTATTTATTTCTAAATGAGCAACTTCTGAGAATTTTAAATTCTTTCTAATTTCATAATTAACATCTTTTACTATACCGTGTGCGTGATCTGCTATTCTTTCAACATCTCTACACATATCTAAATAAATACCAAGTTCTTCTCCTTCTTTGATGTTTAAATGTTCTCTTGAAAGAACTGTTAAATATTTAGTTATTTCTTGGTCTATATTATTAATTCCTTCTTCACGTGTTTCAACTTCTTCTGCAATTTTTTCATCTCTATTATGGAAGAAATCAACTGATAATTTTAGATTTTTTAAAGCAAGTTCAGACATTAATACCATTTCTTGTTTAACTTGTCCTAAAGCTATTGAAGGTGTTATTAATAATGTATAATCAAGATAATTTGTTTTATATTCATCTTCATTCTTATCAGATTTAATTAATACTGTAACTACATATTCTAATACTCCTATGAATGGGAATAATAGTAATGTATTAACAAAGTTAAATGATGCATGTGCAAATGCTATAGTTAACTTTGGTGTAAGATGTAAAAATCCTTGCATAAATGCTACATATGCTGAATAAGGTTTTAATAATATTAAAAATATTCCTGTTCCAATAACATTAAATAACACATGTGATAAAGCTATTCTTTTAGCTGAACTTGATGCTCCTATTACTGCAATTACAGCAGTTATAGTTGTACCTATATTATCTCCAAATAGGATAGGTAATGCTGCATTTAATGTTATTAATCCATCTTTATAAATACTTTGTAATATACTTATTGTTGCACTTGAGGCTTGAACAAGCATAGTAATTCCTGTTCCAAGTCCTACTCCTAATAATGGATTTCCACTTAAATTTATCATTAAATCTTTAAATTGTGGTAAAAATCTTAAAGGATACATTGCATCTGACATTAAAGTTAAAGCGAAGAATATTCCTCCAAATCCAAATAATATACGTCCTATATTATTAATAGTTTTACTCTTAGTAAACAGTAAGAATGCTGATCCTAAAAATAGAATAGGTAATGCATATTGAGTTATATTAAACCCTATAATGAAAGATGTAACTGTAGTCCCAATATTAGCTCCCATTATTATTCCTATAGCTTGTCTTAGAGTTAAAAGTCCTGCTCCTACAAGTCCTATAGTAATAACTGAAGTCCCTGAACTTGATTGAATTAAAATAGTTACAAGTATACCTACTAAAACTCCTAAAAATGGAGAAGTTGTATATTTATCTAAAATATATCTTAGCCTGTCTCCTGCACTTAATTGAAGACCATCTCCCATATATTTTATACTAAATAGAAATAATCCTAATCCTCCTAAAAATGAAAATATCATTTGTTGTACATTTATTTCTAAAGCTGCTGCCGCTAGCATTATTTACCTCCTAGTTTATATTCAAAAACTAATCTTTTTGTTTTATCTTCAAGAATAATTGTTGCTATATATTTAAATTTACTCTTTTCTATGACTTTTAACATATTTACATTTTCTTTTTTTGTATCTATTAAAATTCTAAAATATGAATCTCTTATAGATATTCTAACTAATTTTTCTATTAGACTAGTTGCAATATTTTTATTCATAAATTCTTTTGTAACCATAACCCTATGTATAGAAGAATAAATATCATTATTTTCAATCTTTCCTTCTATAGGATTTATATATGTATTGTTAATTCCATATTCTAAAACACCATAAGCTACAATATTTTTATCATATTCTATAACATAGCCTTGTTGCTTTTCTATATCTTTTTCAATTATTTCTTTATTAAGATATTTCTCATTCCATTGATTATTGTTATTTTCTTTTTGATATTCTATAGCTTCTTTTGATATTTCTAAAATTCTATCAATATCATTAGGTTTAGCTTTTCTTAACCTATTCTCAATTTTTTTCTTTTTATTTCCAATTTTCACATTAAACTTAGACATTATTTTTTCCATATCAGTATCAGATATGAAATTATCTAATATTTTAAATATATTATTTTCTAAATTATTTAAAATTTCATCTTCATCTTTTGTAAAATTTCCTAATACATGAGATATTACATCTTTACCATTTCTAGGTTTATCAATTCCAACTCTTAATCTATTAAAATCTTC of Pseudostreptobacillus hongkongensis contains these proteins:
- a CDS encoding Na/Pi cotransporter family protein, whose translation is MLAAAALEINVQQMIFSFLGGLGLFLFSIKYMGDGLQLSAGDRLRYILDKYTTSPFLGVLVGILVTILIQSSSGTSVITIGLVGAGLLTLRQAIGIIMGANIGTTVTSFIIGFNITQYALPILFLGSAFLLFTKSKTINNIGRILFGFGGIFFALTLMSDAMYPLRFLPQFKDLMINLSGNPLLGVGLGTGITMLVQASSATISILQSIYKDGLITLNAALPILFGDNIGTTITAVIAVIGASSSAKRIALSHVLFNVIGTGIFLILLKPYSAYVAFMQGFLHLTPKLTIAFAHASFNFVNTLLLFPFIGVLEYVVTVLIKSDKNEDEYKTNYLDYTLLITPSIALGQVKQEMVLMSELALKNLKLSVDFFHNRDEKIAEEVETREEGINNIDQEITKYLTVLSREHLNIKEGEELGIYLDMCRDVERIADHAHGIVKDVNYEIRKNLKFSEVAHLEINNLLQISSDMINCAIAALKYSDKEKAIAALDLHNEVYTYEKKVRKNHIKRLNEQQCEIQAGLSYIDLISHFTRICDHARNIVEKVLENRM
- the pth gene encoding aminoacyl-tRNA hydrolase — its product is MKLIVGLGNPGKEYEKNRHNIGFIMLDKYLKYKNITNFKEKFNSLYIKETINDEIVVFQKPLTFMNLSGNAIQEISKFFKIEPKDILVIHDDLDLKIGEIKIKTSGGSGGQNGIKSIISNIGEDFNRLRVGIDKPRNGKDVISHVLGNFTKDEDEILNNLENNIFKILDNFISDTDMEKIMSKFNVKIGNKKKKIENRLRKAKPNDIDRILEISKEAIEYQKENNNNQWNEKYLNKEIIEKDIEKQQGYVIEYDKNIVAYGVLEYGINNTYINPIEGKIENNDIYSSIHRVMVTKEFMNKNIATSLIEKLVRISIRDSYFRILIDTKKENVNMLKVIEKSKFKYIATIILEDKTKRLVFEYKLGGK